A genomic region of Populus nigra chromosome 11, ddPopNigr1.1, whole genome shotgun sequence contains the following coding sequences:
- the LOC133668684 gene encoding F-box protein At1g30790-like: MAMRAQNRKEMVSQLARNNIIVADILSRLPVKTLLRFNSVCKLWHYMIDSSLGFQALHYDRSQRKPRFLLRWPDFDFQPLESIGCRYVYNFIPTDTEGNMFSPIQVKVQEPVKLVLPGCFGLLCLATETRIYVFNPSTRRLLALPYDRSGIAGFGIGYLSSAKTHKIVRLNIPRQSRTSFNCKLECSVFTLRPEKRGLKWRAVKEGCPYLVEQFSFPAFANETIYWKIDLGQHQALHRHNDFIVSFKLSDEKFQTITHPADRTDTPRHWKSPTRHSTQLVELRGHLYMVETLALSHVAIWRLTNPENSIWSKACTIDISKISPKFVGELQCVKGTEIIFNSGTRLLLYYDEEKKTFRRKILPCSAENLTIYCESLASLTTSQG, encoded by the coding sequence ATGGCGATGAGGGCTCAAAATCGAAAGGAGATGGTTTCTCAACTCGCAAGAAACAATATCATCGTAGCAGACATTCTATCAAGACTGCCTGTGAAGACCCTTTTGAGGTTCAACTCTGTATGCAAGTTATGGCACTACATGATTGACTCGAGCCTTGGCTTCCAAGCCTTGCACTACGATCGATCGCAGAGGAAACCTCGATTCCTTTTGCGGTGGCCTGACTTTGATTTTCAGCCGCTTGAATCCATCGGATGCCGGTATGTGTATAACTTTATTCCGACAGACACTGAGGGAAACATGTTCAGTCCGATTCAGGTTAAGGTGCAAGAACCTGTTAAACTCGTATTGCCAGGTTGCTTTGGTTTGCTTTGCTTAGCTACAGAAACACGTATTTATGTGTTTAACCCTAGCACTCGTCGTCTTCTTGCACTGCCATATGATAGAAGTGGAATAGCAGGATTCGGGATCGGATATCTGAGCTCAGCAAAAACACACAAGATTGTGCGGTTAAATATTCCTCGGCAATCAAGAACTTCCTTCAATTGCAAACTAGAGTGCTCTGTTTTCACTCTTCGTCCAGAGAAAAGAGGACTTAAATGGAGGGCAGTAAAAGAAGGTTGCCCATATTTGGTGGAGCAGTTTAGTTTTCCAGCTTTTGCTAACGAAACTATTTACTGGAAGATCGATCTTGGGCAACATCAAGCACTCCACAGGCATAACGATTTTATTGTCTCGTTTAAACTTAGTGACGAGAAGTTCCAAACCATAACTCATCCTGCTGACAGGACTGACACTCCTCGTCATTGGAAATCGCCTACTCGACATTCAACGCAACTGGTGGAACTACGTGGGCATTTGTACATGGTGGAGACTTTAGCATTATCTCATGTTGCAATATGGAGACTAACCAATCCCGAGAATTCCATATGGTCAAAAGCATGCACAATCGACATAAGCAAAATTTCTCCGAAATTTGTTGGAGAACTCCAGTGCGTCAAGGGTACAGAAATCATATTCAACTCTGGTACTCGTCTTCTGCTCTACTACgatgaggaaaagaaaacatttcgAAGGAAGATACTACCTTGCTCTGCAGAAAATCTTACCATTTATTGCGAAAGTCTTGCTTCCCTGACAACATCACAGGGATAA
- the LOC133706213 gene encoding autophagy-related protein 18c-like, whose protein sequence is MTMSSTVSTSQGFLPQARHGSFESSNVLASGSLGQPELESNGSNEVELISASWNQDYGCFAAGTSHGFRIYNCEPFKETFRRDLKSGGFKIVEMLFRCNILALVGADANSQYPPNKVLIWDDHQSRCIGEFSFRSEVRSVKLRRDRIVVVLEHKLYVYNFMDLKLLHQIETLANPRGLCCLSHDSNTFVLACPGLHRGQVRIEHFGLNVMKLINAHDSHIACLTLTMDGLLLATASTRGTLIRIFNTMDGTRLQEVRRGVDRAEIYGIALSRNVQWLAVSSDKGTVHIFSLRVRVAGEDSSSHLSPAQGLALLEQNSSSSLDGLISPSTSANPGSSLSFMRGVLPRYFSSEWSFAQFHLPEDTQYIAAFASQNTVIIVGMNGSFYRCSFDPVHGGQMLQQEYVRFLQTESRPG, encoded by the exons ATGACCATGAGTTCAACTGTTTCAACTTCTCAAGGATTCCTTCCCCAGGCAAGGCATGGTTCGTTTGAATCCTCAAATGTTCTTGCTTCTGGTTCCTTAGGTCAGCCCGAGCTGGAATCCAATGGTAGCAATGAAGTGGAATTGATTTCTGCATCCTGGAACCAGGATTATGGCTGCTTTGCTGCTGGCACAAGCCATGGCTTTCGCATTTATAATTGTGAGCCTTTTAAGGAAACTTTCAGACGTGATCTCAAAAGTGGGGGATTCAAAATCGTTGAGATGCTGTTCCGGTGCAACATTCTGGCACTTGTTGGTGCTGATGCTAATTCTCAGTATCCTCCAAACAAAGTTTTGATCTGGGATGATCATCAGAGCCGGTGCATTGGTGAATTTTCATTTAGGTCTGAGGTTCGGTCTGTGAAGTTAAGGCGGGATCGCATTGTTGTTGTTCTTGAGCACAAGTTATATGTTTATAATTTCATGGATTTGAAGCTTCTTCATCAGATTGAGACTCTGGCAAATCCCAGAGGACTGTGCTGCCTTTCTCATGATTCAAATACATTTGTGTTGGCGTGCCCTGGGCTTCATCGGGGCCAGGTCCGAATTGAACACTTTGGGTTGAATGTCATGAAGTTGATTAATGCTCATGATTCTCATATTGCATGCTTGACCTTGACAATGGATGGCTTGCTTCTTGCGACTGCTAGTACAAGGGGCACTTTGATAAGAATTTTCAATACAATGGATGGCACTCGTTTACAAGAG GTGAGAAGAGGAGTTGATAGAGCAGAGATTTATGGGATTGCACTCTCTCGGAATGTCCAGTGGTTGGCTGTATCGAGTGACAAAGGTACTGTTCATATATTCAGTCTAAGAGTTCGAGTGGCTGGAGAGGACTCATCCTCTCATCTGAGCCCTGCTCAGGGCCTGGCATTGTTAGAACAGAATTCATCATCTTCCCTTGATGGCCTTATTTCTCCAAGCACTAGTGCGAATCCTGGCTCGTCATTGTCTTTTATGAGAG GAGTTTTGCCGAGGTATTTTAGTTCTGAGTGGTCATTTGCTCAGTTCCACTTGCCTGAAGACACTCAGTACATTGCAGCTTTTGCATCTCAGAATACTGTCATTATTGTTGGCATGAATGGGAG CTTTTACAGGTGCAGCTTTGATCCGGTTCATGGAGGACAGATGTTGCAGCAGGAATATGTCCGCTTTCTACAAACTGAGAGCCGGCCTGGATAG